In one Ananas comosus cultivar F153 linkage group 12, ASM154086v1, whole genome shotgun sequence genomic region, the following are encoded:
- the LOC109718474 gene encoding gamma-terpinene synthase, chloroplastic-like — MRKTYGSSMLFRLDNDLSTSKFEHQRDDVAKSIHCCVHHEGLAEATAREHIEELIDDCWKKLNGARNERFTAVAVNLPRTTRCFYIHGDGFGSPEVETKDRIVSLFIEPVQI, encoded by the exons ATGAGGAAAACGTACGGGTCATCGATGCTTTTCCGACTCGACAATGATCTCAGTACATCCAAA TTTGAACACCAGCGAGACGATGTCGCGAAATCCATCCATTGCTGCGTGCACCACGAAGGCCTCGCGGAGGCCACAGCCCGCGAACACATAGAAGAACTGATCGATGACTGCTGGAAAAAGTTGAACGGAGCGCGCAACGAACGCTTCACAGCCGTCGCCGTGAACTTGCCGCGGACGACACGCTGCTTTTACATACATGGGGATGGGTTCGGATCACCAGAGGTAGAAACGAAGGATAGGATCGTCTCTTTGTTCATCGAACCCGTTCAAATCTGA
- the LOC109718758 gene encoding vicilin-like antimicrobial peptides 2-2, translated as MAINGGKTLVPFLLILSILFVLVLSAYGRDEPEQRLERCRSECREEQRGEQQRRRCEQLCQEEYRREKEGTGRGGGSAVDGVDRDPQQELRECKKECRSRQFDPQGQRRCEQRCEERYGEEGRGRGQEGRDHESRDPEQEYEECRQQCQQYRHGRQQQERCERQCEERYREERGQGGRDENRDPEQEYEECRQQCRQYQHGRRQQERCERQCEERRRGGKNDEQERDPQEELRRCQQRCQRERRGWQEQQECRRGCERQYGERGGRDGGMVVEVV; from the coding sequence ATGGCTATAAACGGAGGGAAAACCCTAGTTCCCTTCCTCCTCATCCTTTCCATCCTTTTCGTGCTCGTGTTGTCGGCGTACGGGAGAGACGAACCGGAGCAGCGCCTCGAGCGATGCCGCTCCGAATGCAGGGAGGAGCAGAGGGGGGAGCAGCAGCGCCGCCGGTGTGAGCAGCTGTGCCAGGAGGAGTACCGCAGAGAGAAAGAGGGCACCGGTAGGGGTGGAGGATCGGCCGTCGACGGAGTCGACAGAGACCCCCAGCAGGAGCTGAGGGAATGCAAAAAGGAGTGCCGGAGCCGGCAGTTCGATCCGCAGGGCCAGCGTCGGTGCGAGCAGCGGTGCGAGGAGCGGTACGGAgaagaagggagagggagaggccaGGAGGGACGGGATCATGAGAGCAGAGATCCTGAGCAGGAGTATGAGGAGTGCCGACAGCAGTGTCAGCAGTACCGGCACGGCCGGCAGCAGCAGGAGCGGTGCGAGAGGCAATGCGAGGAGCGGTACAGAGAGGAAAGAGGCCAAGGCGGGCGTGACGAGAACAGAGATCCTGAGCAGGAGTATGAGGAGTGCAGACAGCAGTGTCGGCAATACCAGCACGGCCGGCGGCAGCAGGAGCGGTGCGAGAGGCAATGCGAGGAGCGGCGCAGAGGAGGAAAAAACGACGAGCAGGAGAGAGACCCGCAGGAGGAGTTGCGGCGGTGCCAGCAGCGATGCCAGCGGGAGCGACGTGGCTGGCAGGAGCAGCAGGAGTGTCGGAGGGGGTGCGAGCGGCAGTACGGAGAGCGGGGAGGCCGAGACGGAGGCATGGTCGTAGAGGTGGTGTAG
- the LOC109718576 gene encoding probable RNA helicase SDE3 → MGTMFQNDWDEEYSTIGEKPEIGFLDYEDDKSLHSFDPFEEGPIIITLPFPFINGKPQSALIGETAADAIDIKNTTDEPIDLWSVRIFSSNPEDSYLLSVMKPPLRDSDEVAKRAFVGSTCLEDRTVQPGQTLKIWLSCKPRDIGLHTSVVHFDLGNEKIERVAFLLAEDSVSQALFSNKPYSRAQPSRKKFECNQYVPGARPTQQHAMGFKYKLPRYAIPLDIREIVESKQIPDALDEELNFDNYAKIFSTLIVMEEIHLEEAMRAYDMEYVTMKRRGNQFLSLVVPGLAERRPSLVYGDYILAQLATDDPLADNRTYQGYIHRVEADEIFLRFDQAFHLSRQNEDLYNVSFTYNRLNMRRLYQAIDAAANLGPELLFPSQSSFKRVIKRSPFTPLNPNLNKEQANSVGMILGCKGSPPYLIHGPPGTGKTITLVEAILQLYTSRKKARILVCASSNSAADHVLEKILEMDNVRVRENEIFRLNATSRPYEDVKPDFLRFCFFDDMVFRCPPVNALLQYRIVISTYMSASLLYAEGIRRGHFSHIFLDEAGQASEPETMVPLSHLCVRQTVIVLAGDPMQLGPVIYSKNAEKYGLGRSYLERLFECEHYLNGDENYVTKLVRNYRCHPAILELPSKLFYEGELIACKDENESSIYDSLELPNKLFPVLFIGIQGCDEREGNNPSWFNRIEASKVVEIIRKVMRNPDFGESDIGVIAPYRQQVLKLKKALESLEMPDLKVGSVEQFQGQEREIIIISTVRSTVKHNDFDRVHNLGFLSNPRRFNVAITRAKTLLIIVGNPHIITQDWHWDKLLRNCAENGSYQGCPLPPPEMHNFHDANLGAYNEEKRESNDEDINNEVECNEDMPNPPSNESESSELPTNEGQWADSSSNQCSNLVRWSDLSEIQATGWGNDNEPCESSSNCVGTTSDDSTKVIGWSDLSRIPASGWDD, encoded by the exons ATGGGCACAATGTTCCAAAATGATTGGGACGAAGAGTACTCTACAATTGGAGAAAAACCAGAAATTGGGTTCTTGGATTATGAGGACGACAAGTCACTCCACAGTTTTGACCCATTCGAAGAAGGCCCGATAATAATCACACTCCCTTTCCCTTTTATTAATGGGAAACCGCAATCTGCTCTTATTGGTGAAACAGCAGCAGATGCGATTGATATCAAAAACACCACTGATGAACCGATTGATCTATGGAGCGTCAGGATATTCTCTTCTAACCCTGAGGATAGTTACTTATTGTCAGTGATGAAACCCCCGTTACGTGATTCTGATGAGGTGGCGAAGCGAGCCTTTGTGGGCTCGACTTGTTTGGAAGACCGCACAGTTCAGCCTGGTCAGACTCTTAAGATTTGGCTTTCCTGTAAGCCAAGAGATATCGGTTTACATACCTCAGTTGTTCATTTTGATTTGGGCAATGAGAAAATAGAGCGTGTGGCATTCCTCTTGGCAGAGGATTCGGTTTCACAGgctttattttctaataaaccTTATTCAAGAGCGCAGCCCTCAAGGAAGAAGTTCGAGTGCAACCAGTATGTGCCGGGGGCTCGTCCAACTCAACAACATGCAATGGGATTTAAATACAAGCTTCCTCGATATGCTATTCCTCTAGATATACGTGAAATTGTCGAGAGCAAACAAATTCCTGATGCGCTCGATGAAGAATTGAATTTTGATAATTATGCAAAAATTTTTAGCACTTTAATTGTCATGGAAGAAATTCACTTGGAG gagGCAATGAGAGCTTATGACATGGAGTATGTGACAATGAAGAGAAGGGGCAACCAATTTTTGTCTCTCGTCGTCCCTGGTTTAGCTGAGAGGCGGCCTTCACTGGTTTATGGGGATTATATACTCGCCCAACTTGCTACTGATGACCCTCTGGCCGATAACCGTACTTATCAG GGTTACATCCACAGAGTTGAGGCCGACGAAATATTTTTACGGTTCGATCAGGCTTTTCATTTAAGCCGTCAAAACGAGGACCTTTACAATGTCAGCTTCACATACAACAGGCTCAACATGAGAAGACTATATCAAGCTATTGATGCAGCAGCAAATTTAGGGCCTGAGCTTCTGTTTCCCTCTCAATCATCTTTCAAAAGGGTGATTAAAAGGTCTCCTTTTACACCGTTGAATCCAAATTTAAACAAAGAGCAAGCAAATTCAGTAGGTATGATACTTGGTTGCAAAGGATCTCCTCCTTATTTAATTCATGGACCTCCGGGGACCGGCAAAACAATCACTTTGGTAGAAGCAATTTTACAGCTTTATACAAGCAGAAAGAAAGCCCGGATTCTTGTTTGTGCTTCTTCAAACAGCGCCGCCGACCATGTATTGGAAAAGATTCTTGAAATGGATAACGTCAGGGTTCGAGAGAATGAGATTTTTAGGTTGAATGCGACGAGCCGCCCATATGAGGATGTTAAGCCAGATTTCCTTCGATTTTGTTTCTTTGATGATATGGTTTTTCGGTGTCCTCCTGTTAATGCCCTTTTACAGTACAGAATTGTAATATCGACTTATATGAGTGCTTCTTTATTATATGCTGAGGGCATTCGTCGAGGGCATTTCTCGCACATTTTCTTGGATGAGGCAGGCCAAGCatccgaacccgaaacaatggTACCTTTATCGCACTTATGTGTGAGACAAACGGTAATTGTATTAGCGGGAGATCCTATGCAACTGGGTCCggttatttattcaaaaaatgcTGAGAAATATGGTTTAGGGCGATCATACCTTGAGAGGCTCTTTGAATGCGAGCATTATTTAAATGGGGATGAAAATTATGTGACGAAGCTGGTGAGGAATTACCGTTGCCACCCCGCAATACTGGAGCTCCCTTCAAAGCTTTTCTATGAAGGTGAATTGATTGCTTGTAAAGATGAGAATGAGTCATCTATTTATGATTCATTGGAGCTTCCCAATAAGTTGTTTCCCGTTCTTTTTATCGGAATTCAAGGGTGTGATGAGAGAGAGGGTAATAACCCATCGTGGTTCAATAGAATTGAGGCTAGTAAAGTTGTCGAAATCATTAGAAAAGTGATGAGGAACCCTGATTTTGGTGAGAGCGATATTGGAGTTATTGCTCCGTATAGGCAGCAAGTGCTTAAGTTAAAGAAGGCTTTAGAGTCGCTTGAGATGCCGGACTTGAAAGTCGGAAGCGTCGAGCAATTTCAGGGACAGGAAAGGGAAATCATAATTATTTCGACTGTGAGGTCGACGGTTAAGCATAATGACTTTGACCGAGTACACAATTTGGGGTTCTTAAGCAACCCTAGGAGGTTCAATGTTGCTATTACTCGAGCTAAAACCTTGCTAATTATTGTTGGAAATCCTCACATTATTACCCAG GATTGGCACTGGGATAAGCTTCTGAGGAACTGCGCGGAAAATGGTTCCTATCAGGGttgtcctcttcctccgccagAAATGCACAACTTCCATGACGCTAACCTTGGTGCATATAATGAAGAAAAACGAGAATCTAACGATGAGGACATTAACAAcgaagttgaatgtaatgaaGACATGCCGAATCCGCCCTCGAATGAATCTGAATCGAGCGAATTGCCTACGAACGAGGGCCAGTGGGCTGACAGTTCATCAAATCAATGCTCTAATTTGGTCAGGTGGAGCGATCTTTCTGAAATTCAGGCCACTGGCTGGGGCAACGACAATGAGCCTTGTGAATCATCCTCTAATTGCGTTGGTACGACGTCGGATGATTCCACAAAAGTGATTGGCTGGAGCGATCTTTCCCGAATTCCAGCATCTGGATGGGATGATTGA